In Nocardia sputorum, a single genomic region encodes these proteins:
- a CDS encoding ABC transporter permease has product MRGNAGVLVAAAVALLALGWALAPSVFAGGDPLTGVPAQKLQGPSAAHWFGTDNLGRDLYTRMVHGAGLSLTATLAAVGIALVAGSLLGLLAGAVGGVVDAVVMRLVDVLLSVPALLLSLALVTALGFGTGNVAVAVGVSLVANFARVMRSEVLRVRQAVYVEAAHAAGVRWYTVLARHVLPNSVQPVLALAAVEFGMAVLAVSALSFLGYGAKPPTPEWGTLISEGRNYLATAWWMTTLPGFVIIAVVLAAQRLGRAIGNGTPA; this is encoded by the coding sequence GTGCGCGGCAACGCGGGCGTGCTGGTCGCGGCCGCCGTCGCACTGCTGGCCCTGGGGTGGGCGCTCGCCCCGTCGGTCTTCGCCGGCGGCGACCCGCTGACCGGCGTGCCCGCGCAGAAGTTGCAGGGTCCCAGCGCCGCACACTGGTTCGGCACCGACAATCTCGGACGCGATCTGTACACCCGGATGGTGCACGGAGCCGGTCTCTCGCTGACCGCCACCCTGGCCGCCGTCGGCATCGCGCTCGTCGCCGGGTCGCTGCTCGGGCTGCTGGCCGGCGCGGTGGGCGGCGTGGTGGACGCCGTCGTCATGCGGCTGGTCGACGTGCTGCTGTCGGTACCCGCGCTGTTGCTGTCGCTCGCGCTGGTCACCGCGCTCGGCTTCGGTACCGGCAACGTGGCGGTCGCGGTGGGCGTTTCGCTGGTGGCCAATTTCGCGCGCGTGATGCGCTCGGAAGTGCTGCGAGTCCGTCAGGCGGTGTACGTGGAGGCGGCCCACGCCGCGGGCGTGCGCTGGTACACGGTGCTCGCCAGGCATGTGCTGCCCAATTCCGTCCAGCCCGTCCTCGCCCTGGCCGCGGTCGAGTTCGGCATGGCGGTGCTGGCCGTGTCGGCGCTGAGCTTCCTCGGTTACGGCGCGAAACCGCCCACGCCCGAGTGGGGCACGCTGATCTCCGAGGGCCGCAACTACCTCGCGACCGCGTGGTGGATGACCACCCTGCCGGGCTTCGTCATCATCGCCGTCGTGCTCGCCGCCCAGCGCCTCGGCCGCGCCATCGGGAACGGAACGCCCGCATGA
- a CDS encoding dipeptide ABC transporter ATP-binding protein, with protein MSAPAAPLLRVEDLRVRYRSDAGAVTALDGVSLTVARGEVVALVGESGSGKSTLAHAVIGLLGAHAEITGGTVTFDGAVVDTGSERALRRLRGARIGFVPQDPGLSLNPVRRVGDQVAEALLVHGLADRKTARARAIELLADAGLDRPELRAAQYPHELSGGQRQRVLIAAALACAPDLIIADEPTSALDATVARRVLDRLAEQIAARGTAVLLITHDLAVAAERADRLVVLNGGELVETGPTAELLAAPRHPYTKRLLAASPSLAPAGGYRAPKPRDGEPLLVLREVHKTFRAHGGDSVTAVAGVGFELGRGETLSLVGESGSGKSTTARIALRLTEPDRGEVVFDGQPLSQARGSRLRALRKRFQVVYQNPYASLDPRWRVGAIVEEPLRAFGVGNRAQRRDRVAELLAQVALPAGFAQRRPAELSGGQRQRVAIARALALHPELLVLDEPVSALDASVQAQILELLDRLQDELSLSYLFISHDLAVVRRISDHVAVLRHGRIVEYGRTAAIFGDPRHEYTRELLSAIPAPAVAKGVS; from the coding sequence ATGAGCGCCCCGGCGGCACCGCTGCTGCGCGTCGAGGATCTGCGGGTGCGATACCGGTCCGACGCCGGCGCGGTCACCGCGCTCGACGGTGTGTCGCTCACCGTGGCCCGCGGCGAGGTGGTGGCGCTGGTCGGCGAGTCCGGCTCCGGCAAGTCCACGCTCGCCCACGCCGTGATCGGCCTGCTCGGCGCGCATGCCGAGATCACCGGCGGAACCGTGACCTTCGACGGCGCCGTGGTCGACACCGGCTCCGAACGCGCGCTGCGGCGGCTGCGCGGCGCCCGCATCGGATTCGTCCCGCAGGACCCCGGTCTGTCGCTGAACCCCGTCCGGCGCGTCGGCGACCAGGTGGCCGAAGCGCTGCTGGTGCACGGGCTGGCCGACCGCAAGACGGCGCGGGCGCGGGCGATCGAACTGCTGGCCGACGCGGGGCTGGACCGGCCGGAACTGCGCGCCGCCCAGTATCCGCACGAACTGTCCGGCGGGCAGCGCCAGCGGGTGCTCATCGCCGCGGCCCTGGCCTGCGCACCGGACCTGATCATCGCCGACGAGCCGACCAGCGCCCTGGACGCGACCGTCGCGCGCCGGGTGCTGGACCGGCTCGCCGAGCAGATCGCGGCACGCGGCACGGCGGTGCTGTTGATCACCCACGATCTGGCCGTCGCCGCCGAACGCGCGGACCGGCTCGTCGTACTCAACGGCGGCGAGCTGGTGGAGACCGGCCCGACCGCCGAACTGCTGGCCGCGCCGCGGCACCCGTACACCAAGCGGCTGCTCGCCGCCTCGCCGAGCCTCGCCCCGGCGGGCGGTTACCGTGCGCCCAAGCCCCGGGACGGCGAACCGCTACTGGTTCTGCGCGAGGTGCACAAGACATTCCGGGCGCATGGAGGCGACAGCGTGACCGCGGTGGCCGGAGTCGGCTTCGAACTCGGCCGTGGCGAAACCCTCTCGCTGGTCGGCGAATCCGGATCCGGGAAGTCCACCACCGCGCGGATCGCGTTGCGGCTCACCGAACCCGACCGCGGCGAGGTCGTCTTCGACGGGCAGCCGCTGTCGCAGGCCCGGGGGTCGCGACTACGCGCGCTGCGCAAACGCTTCCAGGTGGTGTACCAGAACCCTTACGCCTCTTTGGATCCGCGCTGGCGGGTGGGCGCGATCGTCGAAGAACCGCTGCGCGCGTTCGGCGTCGGAAATCGCGCCCAACGGCGCGACCGGGTGGCGGAGCTGCTCGCGCAGGTCGCGCTTCCGGCGGGGTTCGCTCAGCGCAGGCCGGCGGAGTTGTCCGGCGGACAACGTCAGCGCGTCGCCATCGCCCGCGCGCTGGCGCTGCACCCCGAGCTGCTGGTGCTCGACGAACCGGTCTCCGCGCTGGACGCCTCGGTGCAAGCGCAGATCCTCGAACTCCTGGATCGCCTGCAGGACGAGCTGTCGCTGAGCTATCTGTTCATCTCGCACGACCTGGCGGTGGTGCGCCGCATCAGCGACCACGTCGCGGTGCTGCGGCACGGCCGCATCGTCGAATACGGCCGCACCGCCGCGATCTTCGGCGACCCGCGGCACGAGTACACCCGCGAGCTGTTGTCGGCCATCCCGGCCCCCGCCGTCGCGAAAGGCGTGTCCTGA
- the crtI gene encoding phytoene desaturase family protein: MRTVAGPTDRVVVVGAGLAGLSAALYLTGAGHTVTLLERADHPGGRVGRYRGADYEIDSGATVLTLPELITDALAAVGRAPETCVPPLRIHRMAPGYHARFADGAEIRVFADPDAMAAEVERTCGPAEAQGYRRLRDWLARIYAAEFTEFMDANFDSPLDMVRSPEKRRALAELARLGGFGRLGPRVREFLRDPRLARLFTFQALYAGMPPAQALAVYGAIPHMDTSLGVYFPEGGMRAIAAALAQAFTEAGGTLELSTEVVGIDYAGRRARRARTADGRSFDCDALVLTADLGSLDRFGVRTRRGLRASPSAVVAHGTIPAVVAADWPVRAHHTIEFGQAWDRTFTEITARRGRGRLMSDPSLLLTRPALTDPSQFIERPDGRHEPFSLLAPCPNLAAAPLDWPRLGPAYLRELLSVLEARGYRGIAEHFAVDRLDTPRTWHDRGMLAGTPFSAAHLFRQTGPFRPSNFPRSSDNVVIAGCGTTPGVGVPTALLSGKLAANRIAGELGRAPRATPRTSRIVFEATP, from the coding sequence GTGCGAACTGTCGCGGGACCGACCGATCGGGTCGTGGTGGTCGGCGCGGGATTGGCCGGCCTCTCGGCCGCCCTGTACCTGACCGGGGCGGGTCACACGGTGACGCTGCTCGAGCGCGCCGATCATCCCGGCGGCCGGGTGGGGCGCTATCGGGGCGCGGACTACGAGATCGATTCCGGCGCCACCGTCCTCACGCTGCCCGAGCTGATCACCGACGCGCTCGCCGCCGTCGGCCGCGCCCCGGAGACCTGCGTGCCTCCGCTGCGCATCCACCGGATGGCGCCGGGCTATCACGCCCGCTTCGCCGACGGCGCCGAGATCAGGGTCTTCGCCGATCCGGACGCGATGGCCGCGGAGGTCGAGCGGACCTGCGGCCCGGCCGAGGCACAGGGATACCGGCGCCTGCGCGACTGGCTGGCGCGCATCTACGCGGCCGAGTTCACCGAGTTCATGGACGCCAACTTCGACTCGCCGCTGGATATGGTGCGCAGCCCCGAAAAGCGCCGCGCGCTGGCCGAATTGGCGCGCCTCGGCGGCTTCGGCAGGCTCGGGCCCCGGGTGCGCGAGTTCCTGCGCGATCCGCGCCTGGCGCGGCTGTTCACCTTCCAGGCGCTGTACGCGGGCATGCCGCCCGCTCAGGCGCTCGCCGTCTACGGCGCGATTCCGCACATGGACACCTCGCTGGGCGTCTACTTCCCCGAGGGCGGTATGCGCGCGATCGCCGCGGCGCTGGCGCAGGCGTTCACCGAAGCGGGCGGCACGCTGGAACTGAGCACCGAAGTGGTCGGGATCGACTACGCGGGTCGCCGCGCCCGGCGCGCGCGCACCGCCGACGGGCGCTCGTTCGACTGCGACGCGCTCGTGCTCACCGCCGACCTCGGCTCGCTCGACCGCTTCGGGGTGCGCACCCGGCGCGGACTGCGCGCTTCGCCATCGGCGGTCGTGGCGCACGGCACCATCCCCGCCGTCGTCGCGGCGGACTGGCCGGTGCGGGCGCACCACACCATCGAATTCGGGCAGGCGTGGGATCGGACATTCACCGAGATCACCGCCCGCCGGGGCCGCGGCAGGCTGATGAGCGACCCTTCGCTGCTACTGACCCGGCCCGCCCTGACCGATCCGAGCCAGTTCATCGAACGTCCCGACGGACGCCATGAGCCGTTCTCGTTGCTGGCGCCGTGCCCGAATCTCGCGGCGGCTCCGCTGGACTGGCCGCGGCTGGGACCGGCCTATCTCCGGGAGCTGCTCAGCGTGCTGGAAGCGCGCGGCTACCGCGGCATCGCCGAGCACTTCGCCGTCGACCGGCTCGACACGCCGCGGACCTGGCATGACCGCGGCATGCTGGCGGGCACACCGTTCTCCGCGGCCCATCTCTTCCGCCAGACCGGCCCCTTCCGGCCGAGCAACTTCCCCCGCTCCAGCGACAATGTGGTTATCGCCGGTTGCGGCACCACGCCAGGTGTGGGCGTGCCGACCGCCCTGCTTTCCGGGAAACTGGCGGCAAACCGTATCGCGGGCGAGCTCGGGCGCGCTCCGCGTGCGACCCCGCGCACCAGCCGGATAGTGTTCGAGGCGACGCCGTAA
- a CDS encoding polyprenyl synthetase family protein has protein sequence MEAPLSAATGTQTPRPAVPQPGTPAFVTAVEDALTSFFATRRPTTERLGPVFVEATDALEQFVLRGGKRTRPAFAWTGWLGAGGDPHAPEAAAVLTACSALELVQACALIHDDIIDSSRTRRRFPTVHVDFEQRHRDRGWSGDATHFGTSVAILIGDLALSWADDMVHGSGLAPAAIARFAPVWADMRTEVLGGQLLDVSGEAGGDESVEAALRINRYKTAAYTVERPLHLGAAIAAADQGLIEAYRRFGTAIGIAFQLRDDLLGVFGDPAVTGKPSGDDLREGKRTVLLAEALRRADETDAAAAALLRSSIGTDLDAQQVQRLRALLVELGAVDEVERRIAELTDSGLAAIETSSATAVAKERLRAMALAATERAA, from the coding sequence TTGGAGGCTCCTCTGTCCGCCGCAACCGGGACTCAGACGCCGCGCCCCGCGGTGCCGCAGCCGGGCACCCCCGCCTTCGTCACCGCCGTGGAAGACGCCCTGACCAGTTTCTTCGCCACCCGCCGTCCGACGACCGAGCGCCTCGGCCCGGTCTTCGTCGAGGCCACCGACGCGCTCGAGCAGTTCGTGCTGCGCGGCGGGAAGCGCACCAGGCCCGCGTTCGCGTGGACCGGGTGGCTCGGAGCCGGCGGCGATCCGCACGCGCCCGAGGCCGCAGCGGTGCTCACCGCGTGCTCCGCGCTCGAGCTCGTGCAGGCCTGCGCGCTGATCCACGACGACATCATCGATTCCTCGCGCACCCGCCGCCGCTTCCCGACTGTGCACGTCGACTTCGAGCAGCGGCATCGCGACCGCGGGTGGTCAGGGGACGCGACGCACTTCGGCACCAGCGTGGCCATCCTGATCGGCGATCTGGCGCTGTCCTGGGCCGACGACATGGTGCACGGGTCCGGCTTGGCGCCCGCGGCCATCGCCCGATTCGCGCCGGTGTGGGCCGACATGCGCACCGAGGTGCTCGGCGGCCAGCTGCTCGACGTCAGCGGCGAGGCGGGCGGCGACGAATCGGTCGAGGCCGCGCTGCGCATCAACCGCTACAAGACCGCCGCCTACACCGTCGAACGCCCGCTGCACCTCGGCGCCGCCATCGCCGCCGCCGACCAGGGGCTGATCGAGGCGTACCGCCGGTTCGGCACCGCCATCGGGATCGCCTTCCAGCTGCGTGACGACCTGCTGGGCGTGTTCGGTGATCCGGCGGTGACCGGCAAACCTTCCGGCGACGACTTGCGCGAAGGCAAGCGCACCGTGCTGCTGGCCGAGGCGCTGCGCCGCGCCGACGAGACGGATGCCGCCGCGGCCGCGCTGCTGCGCTCCAGCATCGGCACCGACCTGGACGCGCAGCAGGTACAGCGGCTGCGCGCACTGCTCGTCGAACTCGGCGCGGTCGACGAGGTGGAACGCCGGATCGCCGAGCTCACCGACAGCGGCTTGGCCGCCATCGAGACCAGCTCGGCGACCGCGGTCGCCAAGGAACGGCTGCGCGCCATGGCGCTGGCCGCGACCGAACGCGCGGCGTGA
- a CDS encoding LLM class flavin-dependent oxidoreductase, which translates to MSGRSVPLSILDLSPISAGSTAQQALRNTVDLAQHAEQWGYHRYWLAEHHFVSVASSSSITLIGLVAAATKRIRVGSAAVQVGHHTSASIVEAFGTIDALYPGRLDLGLGRSGHRRGQFGAEAARPESGKPVADVVTGRTEIRDGVVVPPPFDPGRITDKSRFIASVSALQQRGAQPLDFAEQVDEVRDLLAGTFVSPEGVALHAVPGEDAQVRLWLFGSTAGESAELAGRLGLPFAAAYHVSPGTALDAIEAYRAAFRPSAELAEPYVVISADVVVGADDATARRLAAGYGHWVYSIRSGAGAVEYPDPAAIAPLTAEQRRLVDDRLATQFVGSPGTVVDRLAALQRVSGADELLVTTITHRHADRLESHRLLAEAWGLRAARAA; encoded by the coding sequence ATGAGCGGCCGGTCGGTTCCCCTCTCGATTCTGGATCTGTCGCCGATCAGCGCCGGCTCGACGGCGCAGCAGGCCCTGCGCAACACCGTCGACCTGGCCCAGCACGCCGAACAGTGGGGCTACCACCGCTACTGGCTGGCCGAACACCACTTCGTGTCGGTGGCCAGCTCCTCCTCGATCACCCTGATCGGCTTGGTCGCCGCGGCCACCAAGCGCATCCGGGTGGGTTCGGCGGCCGTGCAGGTGGGCCATCACACCTCCGCCTCGATCGTGGAAGCGTTCGGCACCATCGATGCGCTGTACCCGGGCCGGCTCGATCTCGGTCTCGGCCGGTCGGGCCATCGGCGCGGCCAGTTCGGGGCGGAAGCCGCGCGGCCGGAGAGCGGCAAGCCGGTGGCCGACGTGGTGACCGGGCGCACCGAGATCCGGGACGGCGTGGTGGTTCCGCCGCCGTTCGACCCCGGCCGCATCACGGACAAGTCGCGGTTCATCGCCTCGGTGAGCGCGTTGCAGCAGCGCGGCGCGCAGCCACTGGACTTCGCCGAACAGGTCGACGAGGTGCGCGACCTGCTCGCGGGCACCTTCGTCAGCCCGGAAGGCGTTGCGCTGCATGCGGTCCCGGGTGAGGACGCGCAGGTGCGGTTGTGGCTGTTCGGCAGCACCGCGGGCGAGAGCGCGGAGCTGGCCGGACGGCTGGGGCTGCCGTTCGCCGCGGCCTACCACGTCTCGCCCGGCACCGCGCTGGACGCGATCGAGGCGTATCGCGCGGCGTTCCGCCCCTCTGCCGAGCTGGCCGAACCGTACGTGGTGATCTCCGCCGACGTGGTCGTCGGCGCGGACGACGCGACCGCGCGGCGGCTGGCCGCGGGCTACGGTCACTGGGTCTACAGCATCCGCAGCGGCGCGGGCGCGGTCGAGTACCCCGATCCGGCCGCCATCGCTCCACTCACCGCGGAACAGCGGCGACTCGTCGACGATCGCCTGGCCACCCAGTTCGTGGGATCGCCCGGCACCGTCGTGGACCGCCTGGCCGCACTGCAACGCGTCAGCGGGGCGGACGAACTGCTGGTCACCACGATCACCCATCGGCACGCCGACCGCCTGGAATCGCACCGACTGCTCGCCGAGGCGTGGGGGTTGCGCGCCGCCCGCGCGGCCTGA
- a CDS encoding DUF1684 domain-containing protein: MTTSITSVFETEWAHWHHAREDQMRDPLGFLSLTGLHWLTDRPERLPDVPGTWWVTDEKVFITAQPADRLEFDGIGIAGVQIVTPAEGAPGLHVRQERRVLEVIRRTGRYAVRVHDPAAPALLTFDGIPAYRPDPRWVVPGRFTPFEQQQTVVTGAVLAGLEHHHTAAGTIEFRIGEVTERVVAFGERDDLRVLFTDATSGVTTYPAARSLAVGAPDADGTVLLDFNRAANLPCAFTDFATCPVAPAQNRLRVAIEAGEQDPRQGRVA, encoded by the coding sequence ATGACCACGAGCATCACCAGCGTTTTCGAGACCGAGTGGGCGCACTGGCACCACGCGCGAGAAGACCAGATGCGCGATCCCCTCGGCTTTCTCAGCCTGACCGGGCTGCACTGGCTCACCGACCGCCCCGAGCGGCTGCCGGACGTGCCCGGCACCTGGTGGGTCACCGACGAGAAGGTGTTCATCACCGCCCAGCCCGCCGACCGGCTGGAATTCGACGGGATCGGCATCGCGGGCGTGCAGATCGTCACGCCGGCCGAAGGCGCGCCCGGGCTGCACGTCCGGCAGGAGCGGCGGGTGCTCGAGGTGATCCGCCGCACCGGCCGCTACGCCGTCCGCGTGCACGACCCGGCCGCCCCCGCCCTGCTGACCTTCGACGGCATCCCGGCTTACCGGCCGGACCCGCGCTGGGTGGTCCCCGGGCGGTTCACGCCGTTCGAGCAACAGCAGACCGTGGTCACCGGGGCCGTGCTGGCGGGCCTCGAACACCACCACACTGCCGCGGGCACCATCGAATTCCGTATCGGGGAGGTGACCGAGCGCGTCGTCGCCTTCGGCGAGCGGGACGACCTGCGGGTGCTGTTCACCGACGCGACCAGCGGCGTGACGACCTACCCGGCGGCGCGTTCACTCGCCGTCGGCGCACCGGACGCGGACGGCACGGTGCTGCTCGACTTCAACCGCGCCGCGAATCTGCCCTGCGCCTTCACCGATTTCGCGACCTGCCCGGTGGCGCCCGCGCAGAACCGGCTGCGCGTCGCGATCGAAGCGGGCGAGCAGGATCCGCGGCAGGGGCGGGTGGCATGA
- a CDS encoding methylenetetrahydrofolate reductase, whose translation MTFDNVRGSSTPGRPSRTHPNVSGTPSVVQSLRAHTGHAVPFSVEFNPPRDAAAEARLWRAVRQFECMHPAFVSMTYGAGGSTRDRTVRVTGELAQETTLLPVAHLTAVGHSVAELRSLVGAYADSGIRNILVLRGDPPGDPLGEWTKHPEGVSYAEELVRIVRDLGDFHVGVASFPQGHHRSPDLATDTAFLAAKLRAGAEYSITQMFFDVEHYLRLRDRLVALDPIEGAKPIIPELMPITSLRTVQRAEELCGRPLPAAVLERLRKAAGDGGEENTASVRAAGIEIATEIAQRLIDEGAPCLHFITLNFAKATSEVLTNLGYGVTATPVGV comes from the coding sequence GTGACTTTCGACAACGTGCGGGGAAGCTCGACCCCTGGCCGGCCGTCCCGGACGCACCCGAACGTCTCTGGCACACCTTCGGTCGTACAGAGTCTGCGGGCTCACACGGGGCACGCGGTGCCCTTCTCCGTGGAGTTCAATCCGCCCCGCGACGCAGCCGCCGAGGCGCGGCTGTGGCGCGCCGTGCGGCAATTCGAGTGCATGCATCCCGCGTTCGTGTCGATGACCTACGGCGCGGGCGGTTCCACGCGCGACCGCACCGTCCGGGTCACGGGGGAACTGGCGCAGGAGACCACGCTGCTGCCGGTCGCCCACCTGACCGCGGTGGGGCACAGCGTCGCCGAACTGCGCTCGCTGGTCGGCGCGTACGCCGACTCCGGGATCCGCAACATCCTGGTGCTGCGCGGCGACCCGCCCGGTGATCCCCTGGGCGAGTGGACGAAGCATCCCGAGGGCGTGTCCTACGCCGAGGAACTGGTGCGCATCGTGCGCGATCTCGGCGATTTCCACGTCGGCGTGGCGTCGTTCCCCCAGGGGCATCACCGCTCGCCGGACCTGGCCACCGACACCGCGTTCCTCGCCGCGAAACTGCGTGCGGGAGCGGAGTATTCGATCACCCAGATGTTCTTCGACGTGGAGCACTACCTGCGCCTGCGGGATCGGCTCGTGGCGCTGGACCCGATCGAAGGCGCCAAGCCGATCATCCCGGAGCTGATGCCCATCACGTCGCTGCGCACGGTGCAGCGCGCCGAGGAGCTGTGCGGCAGGCCGCTGCCCGCCGCCGTCCTGGAGCGGCTGCGCAAGGCGGCGGGCGACGGCGGCGAGGAGAACACCGCGTCGGTGCGCGCGGCGGGTATCGAGATCGCCACCGAGATCGCCCAGCGGCTGATCGACGAGGGCGCGCCGTGCCTGCACTTCATCACGCTGAACTTCGCCAAGGCGACCAGCGAGGTGCTGACCAACCTCGGTTACGGCGTCACGGCCACACCGGTCGGCGTCTGA
- a CDS encoding ABC transporter permease yields the protein MARYLALRALQAVWVLWAAFTLSFVVLYLLPADPVSIAADGGGAGTPVDKAAIAELQARYGLDRPLWDQYWTALGHAVRGDLGHSIATGQPVTGAIGDALPATLALTGAALLFAVAGGVALAFAATQTRRPWLRNAVAALPSLGVSVPTFWTGLLLLQVFSFQLRLAPAFGGHGFAGTVLPALTLALPIGAVIAQVLTAGLEATWRQPFVDVALAKGGSRWWVQRRHVLRPASVPAFTIAGVLVGNMLAGSVVVETVFARQGVGRLTQTAVLAQDIPVVQGIVLLTSVVFVSVNLAVDLLYPLLDPSIAARSAAVSGESEQAVADAAEEAITAGSLPGAPFAEEVRTRG from the coding sequence ATGGCGCGCTATCTGGCCCTGCGGGCCCTGCAGGCGGTCTGGGTGCTGTGGGCGGCGTTCACGCTGTCGTTCGTGGTGCTGTACCTGCTGCCCGCCGACCCGGTCTCGATCGCGGCCGACGGCGGCGGCGCCGGCACACCGGTGGACAAGGCCGCCATCGCCGAGTTGCAGGCTCGCTACGGGCTGGATCGGCCGCTGTGGGACCAGTATTGGACCGCGCTCGGGCACGCCGTGCGCGGCGATCTCGGGCATTCCATCGCCACCGGGCAGCCGGTCACCGGCGCGATCGGCGACGCGCTGCCCGCCACACTCGCGTTGACCGGCGCGGCGCTGCTCTTCGCGGTCGCCGGAGGCGTGGCGCTGGCGTTCGCGGCCACCCAGACCCGGCGGCCGTGGCTGCGCAACGCCGTGGCCGCGCTGCCGTCGCTGGGCGTCTCGGTGCCGACCTTCTGGACCGGACTGCTACTGCTGCAAGTGTTCTCGTTCCAGTTGCGGCTGGCGCCCGCGTTCGGCGGGCACGGGTTCGCGGGCACGGTGCTGCCCGCCCTCACCCTGGCCCTGCCGATCGGCGCGGTCATCGCGCAGGTGCTCACCGCCGGGCTCGAAGCCACCTGGCGGCAGCCGTTCGTGGACGTGGCGCTGGCCAAGGGCGGATCGCGCTGGTGGGTGCAACGCAGGCACGTGCTACGGCCGGCCAGCGTGCCCGCGTTCACCATCGCGGGAGTCCTGGTCGGCAACATGCTCGCCGGATCGGTGGTGGTGGAAACCGTCTTCGCGCGCCAAGGCGTCGGCCGGCTGACCCAGACCGCGGTGCTCGCGCAGGACATCCCGGTGGTGCAGGGCATCGTGCTGCTCACCTCGGTGGTGTTCGTCAGCGTGAATCTGGCGGTCGACCTGCTGTATCCGCTGCTCGACCCGAGCATCGCCGCCCGCTCCGCGGCCGTGAGCGGCGAGTCGGAGCAGGCCGTCGCCGACGCCGCCGAGGAGGCGATCACCGCCGGATCCTTGCCCGGCGCGCCGTTCGCCGAGGAGGTGCGGACCCGTGGTTGA